A window of Staphylococcus lloydii genomic DNA:
AAGTTACCGTAGACGTAAGCATTGCAGATGCAAAACCTGAAGATTATGATGGCTTATTACTTCCTGGTGGATTTTCACCTGACCACCTAAGAGGTGACGAAGAAGGAAGATATGGTACTTTCGCTAAATACTTTACTAAAAATGATGTACCTACATTCGCAATTTGCCATGGACCTCAAATTTTAATCGATACAGATGATTTAAAAGGGCGTACGTTAACTGCAGTATTAAACGTACGTAAAGATTTATCAAATGCTGGTGCACAAGTCGTTGACGAATCAGTAGTAGTTGATAA
This region includes:
- a CDS encoding type 1 glutamine amidotransferase domain-containing protein — encoded protein: MAKKIAVLLTNEFEDIEYTSPKEAIEESGNEVVVIGDTANSEVVGKHGEKVTVDVSIADAKPEDYDGLLLPGGFSPDHLRGDEEGRYGTFAKYFTKNDVPTFAICHGPQILIDTDDLKGRTLTAVLNVRKDLSNAGAQVVDESVVVDKNIVTSRTPDDLDDFNKAIVNQLK